A portion of the Gasterosteus aculeatus chromosome 12, fGasAcu3.hap1.1, whole genome shotgun sequence genome contains these proteins:
- the LOC120811151 gene encoding uncharacterized protein LOC120811151 isoform X10, whose translation MEWRQQTSVSCEEAFGEAQRWIQDVTGKSFGSNDFRAALENGVLLCDLINCLKPGIIKRVNRLSTPIAGLDNVNVFLKACGKVGLNVSQLFHPGDLQDLSTRATLRQDESDRRLKNVLVTIYWLGRKAHLDSFYTGPQLNFKAFEGLLGLALSKALDEGWYPEREECRGLRPSYGWAKSVDNIDSRDFRTRPNSEGCGSDAEAEQVFKMETTKQNKGNGFIPPLPPRRKQGREEMGSPLSRTYQIQVRPERPVQVNPGWIWSKSLSDIPMVYPVRKVPGGTTIYDLDHECGLETKRKCSVAAKDSEAQWHDDLMKWKNRRRSTKSDLRKKSQEWDQVINQMAIGAMNRFEKKEAQGGLPRDQQSPRRHHASPRPYSTSPPSKSSSCNLRPHTRALLACSDSTEAPFSSRSPLGTYNSVRASGSPFGAMPAADGKTYSASLASDGARVTTPSLDFPFSSQTQVKAQCSPAPLQPTTQMAGVAELEDSALEKHASQTECQKTSMAPAVQQAAGQPVAGVYKYLSRTGSWSGSASLPRGYRRSEGSSRLSSTMAPRPFGTRQSSVSSLQRRCSVDNNSEGRLLKSEKEETFSPTAKSSLKRQNATAHLKGQHPASIRPKEANQAKQSGTAQTGEVKGATLSSKTDAYNSQPYSQTKLAPRPYTNPQSRATKGLTRPSNASNDHTKVDHSDMRVSLTLKPNSVPDFGIQTHWGSTGARVKYVQPGSPAELCQLCVDDEIVAVNGVAAALMNCKQWKDEMTSSLRTGNLTMDVRRYGNKGGSESAISDLKVPSLSPSSSSWSWDREEDRRRQEKWQEDQERLLQAQYQRDQERLELEWQRAQQDAKQELCRNTGQTSFEMTGGGERPASSQIYVNGLTNKTRKEQSPARDEPHEAGSKPQSNAQGERHDKNSEHAWAEDSCGFAQLSPAHRAKSWSTPALAGPYKPGIGDERKKRGPSVSNAEKDRKQILEEMKKRTQLLTDNSWIRQRSSSFYKEPIYVGVPMKRYESLDDLDALRLSTLSTATFSCPRPHSAAAGYRAPTRNASSRYSTGTMLSHRNEFDGVWAATNISEELRLEFMKPEAPL comes from the exons gatgtgACCGGAAAATCATTTGGCTCCAACGACTTCCGTGCCGCACTGGAGAATGGAGTCCTGCTTTGCGA CTTGATCAACTGTCTGAAACCTGGCATTATTAAGAGAGTCAACAGGCTTTCTACTCCCATCGCTGGCCTC GATAACGTAAATGTATTCCTGAAAGCCTGTGGGAAAGTGGGACTGAATGTGTCCCAGCtgtttcatccaggagacctgcaggaccTGTCCACCCGTGCAACACTCAG gcaAGATGAAAGTGACCGAAGACTCAAAAAT GTTCTCGTCACGATCTACTGGTTGGGTCGCAAGGCTCACTTGGACTCATTCTACACTGGCCCTCAGCTGAACTTCAAGGCCTTCGAAGGGCTCTTGGGATTGGCCTTGTCAAAA GCGCTAGATGAGGGCTGGTatccagagagggaggaatgtCGCGGCCTGAGACCGAGCTACGGATGGGCCAAGTCTGTGGACAACATTGACTCTCGAGATTTTCGAACCCGCCCAAACAGTGAAG GCTGTGGAAGCGACGCTGAAGCTGAGCAGGTGTTCAAGATGGAGACAACcaagcaaaacaaaggaaacGGTTTTATCCCTCCGCTGCCTCCACGGAGAAAACAAGGACGGGAGGAGATGGGAAGCCCACTATCCAG AACTTATCAAATCCAGGTCAGACCTGAGAGACCAGTCCAGGTCAACCCTGGCTGGATTTG GAGCAAATCCCTCAGTGATATTCCGATGGTGTACCCTGTGCGTAAAGTTCCTGGTGGGACCACCATTTATGATTTGGACCACGAGTGCGGCCTGGAAACCAAACGGAAGTGTAGCGTTGCTGCCAAGGACAGTGAAGCTCAGTGGCATGAT GACTTGATGAAGTGGAAGAACCGTCGCAGGAGCACAAAGTCTGACCTCCGCAAGAAATCGCAAGAATGGGACCAAGTGATTAACCAGATGGCCATTGGTGCCATGAATAgatttgaaaagaaagaagcacAAGGCGGACTGCCAAG AGACCAGCAGTCCCCACGCAGGCATCACGCTTCCCCTCGTCCTTACTCCACCTCTCCGCCATCAAAGTCATCGAGCTGTAATCTCCGGCCACATACTCGGGCTCTGCTGGCCTGCAGCGACTCCACAGAGGCACCTTTCAGCTCCAGGTCTCCACTTGGCACCTACAACTCAGTCCGCGCTTCG GGATCCCCATTTGGAGCTATGCCTGCCGCTGATGGGAAGACCTACTCTGCCTCCCTGGCTTCAGACGGAGCAAGAGTTACCACCCCTTCTCTAGACTTTCCTTTCAGCTCCCAGACCCAAGTCAAGGCGCAGTGCAGCCCAGCTCCCCTCCAGCCCACGACACAGATG GCAGGTGTTGCTGAGCTGGAGGACTCGGCCCTGGAGAAACACGCGTCCCAGACAGAATGCCAGAAGACCTCTATGGCGCCCGCCGTGCAGCAAGCCGCAGGCCAGCCGGTCGCAGGCGTCTACAAGTACTTGTCCAGAACAGGATCGTGGTCCGGCTCGGCCAGCCTTCCTCGTGGCTACCGGCGGTCCGAGGGCTCATCTCGTCTCTCTTCTACAATGGCACCCAGACCCTTTGGTACCAGGCAGTCCAGTGTGTCCTCACTGCAGAGACGATGCAGC GTAGACAACAACAGCGAGGGTCGGCTTTTAAAAAGTGAGAAAGAGGAGACCTTTTCTCCAACCGCAAAGTCTTCCCTCAAAAGGCAGAATGCGACCGCCCATCTGAAAGGTCAGCACCCGGCCTCCATCAGACCGAAGGAAGCTAACCAGGCGAAGCAGAGTGGCACGGCGCAGACAGGGGAGGTGAAAGGTGCCACTCTCTCCAGCAAGACCGACGCCTACAACTCTCAGCCCTACTCCCAAACCAAGCTGGCTCCTCGGCCGTACACCAACCCGCAGAGCCGCGCCACCAAAGGCTTGACCCGTCCTTCTAATGCCAGCAATGACCACACAAAG gtggatCACAGTGACATGAGAGTAAGCCTTACTCTTAAACCGAACAGTGTACCAGACTTTGGTATCCAGACTCACTGGGGCTCCACAGGCGCAAGAGTCAAATACGTCCAACCTG GCAGTCCAGCGGAGCTTTGCCAGCTGTGTGTGGACGATGAGATCGTGGCGGTTAATGGAGTTGCGGCGGCACTCATGAACTGCAAACAGTGGAAGGATGAAATGACGTCTTCCCTGCGAACCGGCAATCTGACCATGGACGTTCGGCGCTATGGCAACAAGG GAGGTTCAGAATCGGCGATATCCGAT CTCAAAGTGCCATCCCtcagcccctcctcctccagctggtcgTGGGACCGTGAGGAGGATCGAAGGCGTCAAGAGAAGTGGCAAGAAGACCAGGAGCGCCTCCTACag gcGCAATATCAGCGGGATCAGGAGAGGCTTGAATTGGAGTGGCAAAGGGCACAACAAGATGCAAAGCAGGAGTTATGCAGGAATACGGGG CAGACCTCCTTTGAGATGACTGGTGGTGGTGAGCGCCCTGCCAGCTCCCAGATCTATGTGAATGGATTGACAAACAAAACCAGAAAGGAGCAGAGCCCTGCCCGAGATGAGCCGCACGAAGCAGGATCGAAGCCTCAAAGTAATGCACAAGGAGAGCGGCATGACAAGAATTCAGAACACGCCTG GGCTGAGGACTCCTGTGGCTTTGCTCAGCTGTCTCCTGCACACAG GGCAAAGTCCTGGTCCACCCCAGCATTAGCCGGCCCCTACAAGCCAGGAATCG GtgatgagaggaagaagagagggcCGTCTGTGTCTAACGCTGAGAAGGACAGGAAGCAGAtactggaggagatgaagaaaagaaCTCAGCTTCTGACTGATAACAGCTGGATACGTcagcgcagcagcagcttctaCAAGGAGCCGATCTATGTTGGGGTGCCTATGAAGAG GTACGAGTCTCTGGACGACCTGGATGCCTTGCGTCTGTCCACTCTCTCAACCGCCACGTTCAGCTGCCCTCGGCCACACTCTGCCGCTGCAGGTTACCGCGCTCCGACTAGGAACGCCTCCTCCCGCTACAGCACTGGAACAATGTTATCCCACAGAAATGAATTTGACGG CGTGTGGGCTGCCACCAATATCTCAGAGGAACTCCGACTGGAGTTCATGAAACCAGAAGCCCCACTGTGA
- the LOC120811151 gene encoding LIM domain only protein 7 isoform X3 encodes MEWRQQTSVSCEEAFGEAQRWIQDVTGKSFGSNDFRAALENGVLLCDLINCLKPGIIKRVNRLSTPIAGLDNVNVFLKACGKVGLNVSQLFHPGDLQDLSTRATLRQDESDRRLKNVLVTIYWLGRKAHLDSFYTGPQLNFKAFEGLLGLALSKALDEGWYPEREECRGLRPSYGWAKSVDNIDSRDFRTRPNSEGCGSDAEAEQVFKMETTKQNKGNGFIPPLPPRRKQGREEMGSPLSRTYQIQVRPERPVQVNPGWIWSKSLSDIPMVYPVRKVPGGTTIYDLDHECGLETKRKCSVAAKDSEAQWHDDLMKWKNRRRSTKSDLRKKSQEWDQVINQMAIGAMNRFEKKEAQGGLPRDQQSPRRHHASPRPYSTSPPSKSSSCNLRPHTRALLACSDSTEAPFSSRSPLGTYNSVRASGSPFGAMPAADGKTYSASLASDGARVTTPSLDFPFSSQTQVKAQCSPAPLQPTTQMAGVAELEDSALEKHASQTECQKTSMAPAVQQAAGQPVAGVYKYLSRTGSWSGSASLPRGYRRSEGSSRLSSTMAPRPFGTRQSSVSSLQRRCSVDNNSEGRLLKSEKEETFSPTAKSSLKRQNATAHLKGQHPASIRPKEANQAKQSGTAQTGEVKGATLSSKTDAYNSQPYSQTKLAPRPYTNPQSRATKGLTRPSNASNDHTKVDHSDMRVSLTLKPNSVPDFGIQTHWGSTGARVKYVQPGSPAELCQLCVDDEIVAVNGVAAALMNCKQWKDEMTSSLRTGNLTMDVRRYGNKDWSTSEGITPNQPGQSRMTLNLTAAAPVVIGGSDHHANSCAATETTVRKMSKLNGQADNVAHGKVMHGELADNHKTARSKDCNNIGSKNQKKRAEFFKLKGGSESAISDLKVPSLSPSSSSWSWDREEDRRRQEKWQEDQERLLQAQYQRDQERLELEWQRAQQDAKQELCRNTGQTSFEMTGGGERPASSQIYVNGLTNKTRKEQSPARDEPHEAGSKPQSNAQGERHDKNSEHAWAKSWSTPALAGPYKPGIGDERKKRGPSVSNAEKDRKQILEEMKKRTQLLTDNSWIRQRSSSFYKEPIYVGVPMKRYESLDDLDALRLSTLSTATFSCPRPHSAAAGYRAPTRNASSRYSTGTMLSHRNEFDGVWAATNISEELRLEFMKPEAPL; translated from the exons gatgtgACCGGAAAATCATTTGGCTCCAACGACTTCCGTGCCGCACTGGAGAATGGAGTCCTGCTTTGCGA CTTGATCAACTGTCTGAAACCTGGCATTATTAAGAGAGTCAACAGGCTTTCTACTCCCATCGCTGGCCTC GATAACGTAAATGTATTCCTGAAAGCCTGTGGGAAAGTGGGACTGAATGTGTCCCAGCtgtttcatccaggagacctgcaggaccTGTCCACCCGTGCAACACTCAG gcaAGATGAAAGTGACCGAAGACTCAAAAAT GTTCTCGTCACGATCTACTGGTTGGGTCGCAAGGCTCACTTGGACTCATTCTACACTGGCCCTCAGCTGAACTTCAAGGCCTTCGAAGGGCTCTTGGGATTGGCCTTGTCAAAA GCGCTAGATGAGGGCTGGTatccagagagggaggaatgtCGCGGCCTGAGACCGAGCTACGGATGGGCCAAGTCTGTGGACAACATTGACTCTCGAGATTTTCGAACCCGCCCAAACAGTGAAG GCTGTGGAAGCGACGCTGAAGCTGAGCAGGTGTTCAAGATGGAGACAACcaagcaaaacaaaggaaacGGTTTTATCCCTCCGCTGCCTCCACGGAGAAAACAAGGACGGGAGGAGATGGGAAGCCCACTATCCAG AACTTATCAAATCCAGGTCAGACCTGAGAGACCAGTCCAGGTCAACCCTGGCTGGATTTG GAGCAAATCCCTCAGTGATATTCCGATGGTGTACCCTGTGCGTAAAGTTCCTGGTGGGACCACCATTTATGATTTGGACCACGAGTGCGGCCTGGAAACCAAACGGAAGTGTAGCGTTGCTGCCAAGGACAGTGAAGCTCAGTGGCATGAT GACTTGATGAAGTGGAAGAACCGTCGCAGGAGCACAAAGTCTGACCTCCGCAAGAAATCGCAAGAATGGGACCAAGTGATTAACCAGATGGCCATTGGTGCCATGAATAgatttgaaaagaaagaagcacAAGGCGGACTGCCAAG AGACCAGCAGTCCCCACGCAGGCATCACGCTTCCCCTCGTCCTTACTCCACCTCTCCGCCATCAAAGTCATCGAGCTGTAATCTCCGGCCACATACTCGGGCTCTGCTGGCCTGCAGCGACTCCACAGAGGCACCTTTCAGCTCCAGGTCTCCACTTGGCACCTACAACTCAGTCCGCGCTTCG GGATCCCCATTTGGAGCTATGCCTGCCGCTGATGGGAAGACCTACTCTGCCTCCCTGGCTTCAGACGGAGCAAGAGTTACCACCCCTTCTCTAGACTTTCCTTTCAGCTCCCAGACCCAAGTCAAGGCGCAGTGCAGCCCAGCTCCCCTCCAGCCCACGACACAGATG GCAGGTGTTGCTGAGCTGGAGGACTCGGCCCTGGAGAAACACGCGTCCCAGACAGAATGCCAGAAGACCTCTATGGCGCCCGCCGTGCAGCAAGCCGCAGGCCAGCCGGTCGCAGGCGTCTACAAGTACTTGTCCAGAACAGGATCGTGGTCCGGCTCGGCCAGCCTTCCTCGTGGCTACCGGCGGTCCGAGGGCTCATCTCGTCTCTCTTCTACAATGGCACCCAGACCCTTTGGTACCAGGCAGTCCAGTGTGTCCTCACTGCAGAGACGATGCAGC GTAGACAACAACAGCGAGGGTCGGCTTTTAAAAAGTGAGAAAGAGGAGACCTTTTCTCCAACCGCAAAGTCTTCCCTCAAAAGGCAGAATGCGACCGCCCATCTGAAAGGTCAGCACCCGGCCTCCATCAGACCGAAGGAAGCTAACCAGGCGAAGCAGAGTGGCACGGCGCAGACAGGGGAGGTGAAAGGTGCCACTCTCTCCAGCAAGACCGACGCCTACAACTCTCAGCCCTACTCCCAAACCAAGCTGGCTCCTCGGCCGTACACCAACCCGCAGAGCCGCGCCACCAAAGGCTTGACCCGTCCTTCTAATGCCAGCAATGACCACACAAAG gtggatCACAGTGACATGAGAGTAAGCCTTACTCTTAAACCGAACAGTGTACCAGACTTTGGTATCCAGACTCACTGGGGCTCCACAGGCGCAAGAGTCAAATACGTCCAACCTG GCAGTCCAGCGGAGCTTTGCCAGCTGTGTGTGGACGATGAGATCGTGGCGGTTAATGGAGTTGCGGCGGCACTCATGAACTGCAAACAGTGGAAGGATGAAATGACGTCTTCCCTGCGAACCGGCAATCTGACCATGGACGTTCGGCGCTATGGCAACAAGG ATTGGAGCACCAGTGAAGGGATTACTCCCAACCAGCCAGGACAGAGCAGAATGACCCTCAATCTGACTGCCGCCGCGCCGGTTGTGATAGGTGGCTCCGATCACCATGCCAACAGTTGTGCCGCTACAGAAACCACTGTCAGGAAAATGTCCAAATTGAATGGGCAGGCGGACAAC GTTGCACACGGTAAAGTCATGCATGGGGAGCTTGCTGACAACCACAAGACAGCCAGAAGTAAAG ATTGTAATAATATTGGTAGTAAAAATCAGAAAAAGAGGGCGGAGTTTTTCAAACTTAAAG GAGGTTCAGAATCGGCGATATCCGAT CTCAAAGTGCCATCCCtcagcccctcctcctccagctggtcgTGGGACCGTGAGGAGGATCGAAGGCGTCAAGAGAAGTGGCAAGAAGACCAGGAGCGCCTCCTACag gcGCAATATCAGCGGGATCAGGAGAGGCTTGAATTGGAGTGGCAAAGGGCACAACAAGATGCAAAGCAGGAGTTATGCAGGAATACGGGG CAGACCTCCTTTGAGATGACTGGTGGTGGTGAGCGCCCTGCCAGCTCCCAGATCTATGTGAATGGATTGACAAACAAAACCAGAAAGGAGCAGAGCCCTGCCCGAGATGAGCCGCACGAAGCAGGATCGAAGCCTCAAAGTAATGCACAAGGAGAGCGGCATGACAAGAATTCAGAACACGCCTG GGCAAAGTCCTGGTCCACCCCAGCATTAGCCGGCCCCTACAAGCCAGGAATCG GtgatgagaggaagaagagagggcCGTCTGTGTCTAACGCTGAGAAGGACAGGAAGCAGAtactggaggagatgaagaaaagaaCTCAGCTTCTGACTGATAACAGCTGGATACGTcagcgcagcagcagcttctaCAAGGAGCCGATCTATGTTGGGGTGCCTATGAAGAG GTACGAGTCTCTGGACGACCTGGATGCCTTGCGTCTGTCCACTCTCTCAACCGCCACGTTCAGCTGCCCTCGGCCACACTCTGCCGCTGCAGGTTACCGCGCTCCGACTAGGAACGCCTCCTCCCGCTACAGCACTGGAACAATGTTATCCCACAGAAATGAATTTGACGG CGTGTGGGCTGCCACCAATATCTCAGAGGAACTCCGACTGGAGTTCATGAAACCAGAAGCCCCACTGTGA
- the LOC120811151 gene encoding uncharacterized protein LOC120811151 isoform X6, producing the protein MEWRQQTSVSCEEAFGEAQRWIQDVTGKSFGSNDFRAALENGVLLCDLINCLKPGIIKRVNRLSTPIAGLDNVNVFLKACGKVGLNVSQLFHPGDLQDLSTRATLRQDESDRRLKNVLVTIYWLGRKAHLDSFYTGPQLNFKAFEGLLGLALSKALDEGWYPEREECRGLRPSYGWAKSVDNIDSRDFRTRPNSEGCGSDAEAEQVFKMETTKQNKGNGFIPPLPPRRKQGREEMGSPLSRTYQIQVRPERPVQVNPGWIWSKSLSDIPMVYPVRKVPGGTTIYDLDHECGLETKRKCSVAAKDSEAQWHDDLMKWKNRRRSTKSDLRKKSQEWDQVINQMAIGAMNRFEKKEAQGGLPRDQQSPRRHHASPRPYSTSPPSKSSSCNLRPHTRALLACSDSTEAPFSSRSPLGTYNSVRASGSPFGAMPAADGKTYSASLASDGARVTTPSLDFPFSSQTQVKAQCSPAPLQPTTQMAGVAELEDSALEKHASQTECQKTSMAPAVQQAAGQPVAGVYKYLSRTGSWSGSASLPRGYRRSEGSSRLSSTMAPRPFGTRQSSVSSLQRRCSVDNNSEGRLLKSEKEETFSPTAKSSLKRQNATAHLKGQHPASIRPKEANQAKQSGTAQTGEVKGATLSSKTDAYNSQPYSQTKLAPRPYTNPQSRATKGLTRPSNASNDHTKVDHSDMRVSLTLKPNSVPDFGIQTHWGSTGARVKYVQPGSPAELCQLCVDDEIVAVNGVAAALMNCKQWKDEMTSSLRTGNLTMDVRRYGNKDWSTSEGITPNQPGQSRMTLNLTAAAPVVIGGSDHHANSCAATETTVRKMSKLNGQADNVAHGKVMHGELADNHKTARSKGGSESAISDLKVPSLSPSSSSWSWDREEDRRRQEKWQEDQERLLQAQYQRDQERLELEWQRAQQDAKQELCRNTGQTSFEMTGGGERPASSQIYVNGLTNKTRKEQSPARDEPHEAGSKPQSNAQGERHDKNSEHAWAEDSCGFAQLSPAHRAKSWSTPALAGPYKPGIGDERKKRGPSVSNAEKDRKQILEEMKKRTQLLTDNSWIRQRSSSFYKEPIYVGVPMKRYESLDDLDALRLSTLSTATFSCPRPHSAAAGYRAPTRNASSRYSTGTMLSHRNEFDGVWAATNISEELRLEFMKPEAPL; encoded by the exons gatgtgACCGGAAAATCATTTGGCTCCAACGACTTCCGTGCCGCACTGGAGAATGGAGTCCTGCTTTGCGA CTTGATCAACTGTCTGAAACCTGGCATTATTAAGAGAGTCAACAGGCTTTCTACTCCCATCGCTGGCCTC GATAACGTAAATGTATTCCTGAAAGCCTGTGGGAAAGTGGGACTGAATGTGTCCCAGCtgtttcatccaggagacctgcaggaccTGTCCACCCGTGCAACACTCAG gcaAGATGAAAGTGACCGAAGACTCAAAAAT GTTCTCGTCACGATCTACTGGTTGGGTCGCAAGGCTCACTTGGACTCATTCTACACTGGCCCTCAGCTGAACTTCAAGGCCTTCGAAGGGCTCTTGGGATTGGCCTTGTCAAAA GCGCTAGATGAGGGCTGGTatccagagagggaggaatgtCGCGGCCTGAGACCGAGCTACGGATGGGCCAAGTCTGTGGACAACATTGACTCTCGAGATTTTCGAACCCGCCCAAACAGTGAAG GCTGTGGAAGCGACGCTGAAGCTGAGCAGGTGTTCAAGATGGAGACAACcaagcaaaacaaaggaaacGGTTTTATCCCTCCGCTGCCTCCACGGAGAAAACAAGGACGGGAGGAGATGGGAAGCCCACTATCCAG AACTTATCAAATCCAGGTCAGACCTGAGAGACCAGTCCAGGTCAACCCTGGCTGGATTTG GAGCAAATCCCTCAGTGATATTCCGATGGTGTACCCTGTGCGTAAAGTTCCTGGTGGGACCACCATTTATGATTTGGACCACGAGTGCGGCCTGGAAACCAAACGGAAGTGTAGCGTTGCTGCCAAGGACAGTGAAGCTCAGTGGCATGAT GACTTGATGAAGTGGAAGAACCGTCGCAGGAGCACAAAGTCTGACCTCCGCAAGAAATCGCAAGAATGGGACCAAGTGATTAACCAGATGGCCATTGGTGCCATGAATAgatttgaaaagaaagaagcacAAGGCGGACTGCCAAG AGACCAGCAGTCCCCACGCAGGCATCACGCTTCCCCTCGTCCTTACTCCACCTCTCCGCCATCAAAGTCATCGAGCTGTAATCTCCGGCCACATACTCGGGCTCTGCTGGCCTGCAGCGACTCCACAGAGGCACCTTTCAGCTCCAGGTCTCCACTTGGCACCTACAACTCAGTCCGCGCTTCG GGATCCCCATTTGGAGCTATGCCTGCCGCTGATGGGAAGACCTACTCTGCCTCCCTGGCTTCAGACGGAGCAAGAGTTACCACCCCTTCTCTAGACTTTCCTTTCAGCTCCCAGACCCAAGTCAAGGCGCAGTGCAGCCCAGCTCCCCTCCAGCCCACGACACAGATG GCAGGTGTTGCTGAGCTGGAGGACTCGGCCCTGGAGAAACACGCGTCCCAGACAGAATGCCAGAAGACCTCTATGGCGCCCGCCGTGCAGCAAGCCGCAGGCCAGCCGGTCGCAGGCGTCTACAAGTACTTGTCCAGAACAGGATCGTGGTCCGGCTCGGCCAGCCTTCCTCGTGGCTACCGGCGGTCCGAGGGCTCATCTCGTCTCTCTTCTACAATGGCACCCAGACCCTTTGGTACCAGGCAGTCCAGTGTGTCCTCACTGCAGAGACGATGCAGC GTAGACAACAACAGCGAGGGTCGGCTTTTAAAAAGTGAGAAAGAGGAGACCTTTTCTCCAACCGCAAAGTCTTCCCTCAAAAGGCAGAATGCGACCGCCCATCTGAAAGGTCAGCACCCGGCCTCCATCAGACCGAAGGAAGCTAACCAGGCGAAGCAGAGTGGCACGGCGCAGACAGGGGAGGTGAAAGGTGCCACTCTCTCCAGCAAGACCGACGCCTACAACTCTCAGCCCTACTCCCAAACCAAGCTGGCTCCTCGGCCGTACACCAACCCGCAGAGCCGCGCCACCAAAGGCTTGACCCGTCCTTCTAATGCCAGCAATGACCACACAAAG gtggatCACAGTGACATGAGAGTAAGCCTTACTCTTAAACCGAACAGTGTACCAGACTTTGGTATCCAGACTCACTGGGGCTCCACAGGCGCAAGAGTCAAATACGTCCAACCTG GCAGTCCAGCGGAGCTTTGCCAGCTGTGTGTGGACGATGAGATCGTGGCGGTTAATGGAGTTGCGGCGGCACTCATGAACTGCAAACAGTGGAAGGATGAAATGACGTCTTCCCTGCGAACCGGCAATCTGACCATGGACGTTCGGCGCTATGGCAACAAGG ATTGGAGCACCAGTGAAGGGATTACTCCCAACCAGCCAGGACAGAGCAGAATGACCCTCAATCTGACTGCCGCCGCGCCGGTTGTGATAGGTGGCTCCGATCACCATGCCAACAGTTGTGCCGCTACAGAAACCACTGTCAGGAAAATGTCCAAATTGAATGGGCAGGCGGACAAC GTTGCACACGGTAAAGTCATGCATGGGGAGCTTGCTGACAACCACAAGACAGCCAGAAGTAAAG GAGGTTCAGAATCGGCGATATCCGAT CTCAAAGTGCCATCCCtcagcccctcctcctccagctggtcgTGGGACCGTGAGGAGGATCGAAGGCGTCAAGAGAAGTGGCAAGAAGACCAGGAGCGCCTCCTACag gcGCAATATCAGCGGGATCAGGAGAGGCTTGAATTGGAGTGGCAAAGGGCACAACAAGATGCAAAGCAGGAGTTATGCAGGAATACGGGG CAGACCTCCTTTGAGATGACTGGTGGTGGTGAGCGCCCTGCCAGCTCCCAGATCTATGTGAATGGATTGACAAACAAAACCAGAAAGGAGCAGAGCCCTGCCCGAGATGAGCCGCACGAAGCAGGATCGAAGCCTCAAAGTAATGCACAAGGAGAGCGGCATGACAAGAATTCAGAACACGCCTG GGCTGAGGACTCCTGTGGCTTTGCTCAGCTGTCTCCTGCACACAG GGCAAAGTCCTGGTCCACCCCAGCATTAGCCGGCCCCTACAAGCCAGGAATCG GtgatgagaggaagaagagagggcCGTCTGTGTCTAACGCTGAGAAGGACAGGAAGCAGAtactggaggagatgaagaaaagaaCTCAGCTTCTGACTGATAACAGCTGGATACGTcagcgcagcagcagcttctaCAAGGAGCCGATCTATGTTGGGGTGCCTATGAAGAG GTACGAGTCTCTGGACGACCTGGATGCCTTGCGTCTGTCCACTCTCTCAACCGCCACGTTCAGCTGCCCTCGGCCACACTCTGCCGCTGCAGGTTACCGCGCTCCGACTAGGAACGCCTCCTCCCGCTACAGCACTGGAACAATGTTATCCCACAGAAATGAATTTGACGG CGTGTGGGCTGCCACCAATATCTCAGAGGAACTCCGACTGGAGTTCATGAAACCAGAAGCCCCACTGTGA